CTCATTCGCAAGGCCTACTTTCAGGCGGGCTCCACCGGACGGGCAGGCCTGCAAGGATGGGTATATTAATGATGCCCCCCTCCCGTCCCCCGTTGGGGGAAGCGTCCGCTTCCACCCGCTTGAAAGAACTTCTTGCAAAGGAAAACTGATAACCCTGACCCCGACCTACGGGTACTGCTGCGCAGACCCCGTAGGCCGTAGGAATCTTTTTAGAATTTCAAATTACTCTGAAGGGGGGGGGGATTTATTTAGGGCTTGAATTGATACTGGTAAAAATGAGATGTATGAAGCTTATCTATGAGAGTTCTTACTTTTAAGCATTCTCCCTTTCTTCTTCTTATATTTATTCTTTATTTCTTTATAAGTCTTTTTATTCTTTTATATACATTTATACATTAAGAATTATAAAAAGATTATAAAAGAGATAGGAAAGAATAGAATTCTAGAGAGATTTAGTAGCCTTCACTAATTCATGTATACTCTGTAGGTATGCCATGCAGAAAGGGTGTAAGGGGAATTTAAAATAATCCTAAATGTATAATAATGTATAAAAAAATCCACAATAAATCTTTTTTAAATCATGACACATCCCATTAAAAATACGATAAGATGGATAAAAGAAAAGGCGGAAAGATGTCGCCATTCAATAAACAATAATTCTCCTTTGGAGCTAGGATGAAAATACAAGACTTAAAGTATCATCCATTTTTTGCATCCTTTCACAATACTCTCTGGAATAGAAGAGGAGTTTTAAAATGACAATCAATCAAATAAAAGAACTTCTCAAGCAGGGAGAAAGCCTCAACTGTGAATTCAAAGAAGCAGAGAATGAACTTCCTGGAAATCTATTTGAAACGATTTGTGCTTTTCTCAATACTGATGGTGGAACCATTCTTCTGGGTGTTACTGATAAGGGGGAGATAAAAGGAATTAATCCAGCTCAAAAGGATCAAATGAAAGCCAATCTGGCTAATCTTTCCAATAATCCCCAGAAGCTGGATCTTCCCTATCTCCTTTTTCCCAAGGATTATGAATTTGAAGGTAAGTGGATTATTACAGTGCAGGTGCCTTTAAGCTCACAATTACATAAGACAGGAGGGTATATTTACCTCCGTAGTGAAGACGGTGACTACCGCGTAAGAGGAACGGAGCAGTTAGCTGGACTAATCAACCGCAAGCTGGGACTATTTTCTGAACAAAAGCCCCAGCCTTTTGCAACAATAGAAGATCTGCGGTCTGAGCTTTTTGATAAAGCCAGAGCTTTGATGCACAGCTACAATTCCCGGCATCCCTGGTTACAGTTGAGCAATGAGGAGCTGCTTAAGATCGGGGGATTCTATACAGATGACAAGGAGACGGGTAAAAGGTGCCTTTCACTGGCCGCACTCCTTTTTTTTGGTAATGACCTAGCCATACAGAGAGCTGTTCCGGCTTATAAATTCGATTGTCTTTTACGTCGTAATGATGTGGAACGCTATGATGATCGGGTGGATGTTAGAACTAATCTGATTGATGCCTATGACATTATAATGGAGTTTATTGAAAAGCATATGAATGATCCCTTTTATCTTGAAGGGGATATGCGAATCAGCTTACGTGACAAAATCTTTCGGGAAGCCATTTCCAATGTAATTTCACACCGTGACTATATAAGTGCCTCCCCTGGGCGGCTAATGATCTATAAGGACAAAGTCATCTTTGACAATCCCTGCACTCAGCACTTTTTCGGTGAGATCACACCTGATAATTTACAACCTTATTCCCATAATCCAGTTATCTGTAAATTTATGATCCAGCTGGGACGTTTTGATGAACTCGGTTCTGGAGTGAGGAACATCAATAAATATCTGCCTCTCTACTCAAATGGTTCCAAACCTGTTTTTAATGAGGATAAACAATACTTTAAACTGGTTCTTCCTTTAGAGGGTCCAGTCAAGGGTCCAGTCAAGGGTCCAGTCAAGGGTCCAGTCAAGGGTCCAGTCAAGGGTCCAGTCAAGGGTCCAGTCAAGGGTCCAGTCAAGGGTCCAGTCGAATTGGATAATTTACAGAGACAAATCTTGTCTGTTTGTAAAAAACAGGCCTTATCTCGGGAAGAGATATTAAATCAACTGGGTATAGAAGTTTCCGGTCACTTTAAACGGAAGTTAAAGTCTCTTCTTGAACAAGTGTATCTTGAATATACCATCCCGGGAAAACCGACAAGTCGATTACAAAAATATAGACTAACTCCAAAAGGAAGAAAAATATCAATTTCAATAGACATAGATAAGTCTTAATGAGCATAATACATCAAACAAAATAACATTATCACTTCAAACACCTTTGGCTTCCTGGAGAAAGTGAATTCGTAAGTATTTAATAATTTTCTGTAGATGTAGAAAGAGGTTTTCAGAATTAAGCGTAAGCGCTAATATCTGCTAGGATGGTTAATTGCTTTCTTCCGACAATCTAATACAAATCCTAAAAATCGATCGACCATCACGATACTGCTTACATCTTTTGGACTATTCTTTACCATAAAGATTGCTCCCTGGATTTTTTTCTTCTCAGGATAGAAAATCCCTGTCATGATACAAGTATATGGCTTCTATGGAAATGGATAAGATAACATCGTTAAAGGCAGAAATATCATCTCTAGAAATGCAGCTGTCAAATAAGAAAACCGAACTCAAAAAGCTTCTTTCAGAAACTTCCTCCAATCATTCTGATCAAGGTGAAGAGATTAATAATATTTCATCTCCAGATGAGAAGATAAAGCTGTTTCGTTCTCTCTTCTCTGGCCGGGATGATGTATATGCCAAACGTTTCGAATCTGCTGTTTCCGGTCAATCCGGATATCAGCCTGCCTGCCAGAATGAATGGAAAGAGGGAATTTGTGAAAAACCAAAAATCAAATGTGCCTCCTGTCTCCAGAGGCAGTTTATTCCTGTTAGCGATGAAATCATCTCTTTTCATCTTAAGGGAGAAGCTCCCCCCGAAGAAACCTGGCGTAAACCAAAACCCTTTGTCATGGGAATCTACCCCTTGCTCCCAGATGAAACCTGCCGATTTTTAGCATTAGATTTTGACAAGGAAAACTGGCAGCAAGATGTCCAGACATTTTTAGAAACCTGTAGTGAAGAAGGGATTCCAGCCAGCCTTGAGAGATCTCGCTCTGGGAATGGGGGACATGTATGGATTTTTTTCAACGAAGCGATCCAAGCCCGACAAGCTAGAAATCTAGGCTCTATGCTCCTCACGAAATCCCTGGATAACCGTCCGGAAATCGGTCTCGACTCATTCGACCGATTCTTTCCGAATCAGGACACCATGCCAAGAGGTGGCTTTGGAAATCTAATTGCTTTGCCCCTTCAAAAGATGGCCAGGCAAAAAAAACATTCAGTGTTTATAAATGAAGACTTCCAACCTTTTGAAGATCAATGGAGCTTCCTCTCTTCCATCCAGAAGATGAGTAGACACGATGTTGATAATTACCTTGCGATGGCCATGGGAAATCAAAACTCTATACTACCCGTATCCCATGATCAGGAGGATGAGAATCTTCCCTGGATGAAATCATCAAAATCCAACTATCCTCCAATTGAAACTCCACTTCCTGTATCCACCAAGGTAATCCTCTCAAATCAGATATTTTTGGATTACACAGGTCTACCCCCTATTCTCAGAAATAGAATACTGAGGCTTGCTTCATTCTCTAATCCCGAATTCTACAAGGCCCAAGCCATGAGATTACCGACCTGGAATAAACCTCGGATTCTCCATTGTTATGAACAAAAAGGATCTTATATTGCTCTTCCAATAGGCTGCCTTGATGCTTTAAAGAAACTCTTAGAGCATTATAAAATTAAACTCCTATTTGAAGAGAAAAGAAATAAGGGAAAGACCATAAGCTGTAAATTTCAGGGGGCGCTTCTTGATGAACAGCAACGGGCCGCTGAAGTACTTACTAAATACAACACCGGTGTTCTTTCGGCAACAACAGCGTTTGGTAAAACCGTTCTGGCTTTATGGCTCATCGCAGAGAGGGGAGTAAATACTCTTGTTCTTGTCCATCGCAAGCAGCTTATGGATCAATGGGTCCAAAGAGCTCAGCAATTTCTAGATCTTTCAAAAAAAGAGATCGGTTGTTTTGGTGGAGGTCGCAAGAAACGAACAGGGATACTGGATATCGCCGTCATACAAAGTGTTAGCCGTAAAGGGGAAATTGTAGATTGGCTTGATGAATATGGACAGATCATCGTTGATGAGTGTCATCATATATCTGCCGTCTCCTTTGAACAGGCCATCCGGCAGAGTCCCGCATATTACAAACTCGGATTATCGGCAACTCTCACCCGTAAGGATGGACAGCATCCGATCATATTCATGAACCTGGGAGATGTTCGCTACTCTGTGAGTGCTAAGAAGCAAGCTGCTACCAGATCTTTTACGCATAAGGTGATCCCCAGAGAGACTGACTTCCATGTAGACTTTGCTGAGAGCGCTTCTGATAGGATACAGGATCTGTTTAGGATTCTTGCTGGTGATGAAAGCAGAAATGATTTTATTCTTTCAGACATCAAGAATGCCATTTTCAGGAAGCAGAAGATACTTGTCATTACTGAACGAAAAGAACACCTGGAGCAGCTTTCAAAAAAACTGAAAGCATTCACAGACAATCTGTTTATCCTCCAAGGTGGGTTGGGTAAAAAGCAAATTAAAGCTGTAATGCAAGGTATCGAGAAGATTACTGATGATCAAGATATCGTAATTCTCGCGACTGGTCGCTATCTAGGTGAGGGCTTCGATCTTCCCTTTCTCGAGACTCTTTTTCTTACTTTCCCTGTGTCCTGGAAAGGGACTCTGACTCAGTATGCCGGACGCCTTCACAGAGAATACCATGGGAAAGAAGAGGTTATGATTTACGATTATGTAGATGCGCAGGTGCCTGTCCTTTCAAGGATGTTTCAGAAACGTATAAAGGGATATAAGGCTTTAGGATACACAATAAAGGATAGTTGAGATCCATTTATTTAAGCCAATAGCAAAATATAAATAAATTGCTGGTCTTTTTACTTTCTAATTTCAGGTCACCGTTTGTTCCTATCTATTAAGTGATGGTTTAGATAAAGAGCTGTAATTAAACTAATAGTGTATTTACAGCCCCTTTATTAAACTGTGAAATCAATATCATAAGCTCCCCCCCTTTTTCCAACGGATTGTCTCCGGGTGAGTATCATGGCTGTGAAGAACCTGTAAAGGCCACAGCCCTTCGGGTGCCTGCGGCAGCCTGTACAGAACCATTCACCTCCATGATAAGAGTTGGGCAAGCCGTTGGCAAAAGAGGAAAGGCTTCTTTTGCCGAAGTTTTGGACCAATCTTTTAGGAAGATTCTGTATGAAAAAGAATGATAGGAAGGTGTACACGCCACAGATAGATGAAGAATAGGTCTTCATGTTGCGCCGGGTGGCCTGGGCAGCTGAAAAGCCCATGACCAAGTCTCTGGATGCCTGTATTCAGAACATCGTGAGTAATCTGGATAGAAAGGCTGTCTGCTCCGCCTGTAAGGATCATAGATGCCTTGAATGTCCTATTTCCTGGGAGGATAGGAAGTCTGAAATCGATTGTATCTTACTTTAATTATTAACTTGAATTGATCTAGCAATATCCCCTTTACTCAAGGGGATACTGCATGGAGCCATTCCTCCTTTTCACCCATGATAAGATTTCTTTTGAAAAACCAGAACTCTCAAGTGATAACAAGTGTCCGGCAGTATTTTGGTAATGCCGGACTGGATCTATGCTTTTTTCAATCATCTCTATGTCATGACTCTAGCGAGTTCTTATCACCCTGGGGGGTAGGGAATACCCTACCTTTGCGATCCTGAAAGTCATGATGGTTGAATTGGTCGGTCATGTACAATTCTATATACTTTTCCTAATTACAAAATGTTGAATTTGATTATTCCTATCCGTCGTAATACTATAGTTACAGGATATTGAATTATTGATCGGATAAATTATGGATAAAGTAACAGTCAAAGTAGAATCATATGTCAAGCATCTCAATTATGGGGAAGTATTTACTTTCAGAACTGTGTTGAAACATACAAATAATGCTCCCAAAGATACGGTGAATCATGCTCTTAAAAAAGAGATCAATAATAATAACATTATCCATATAAGAAAAGGCATCTATGCTAAGCCAAAAATGAGTCGATTCGGTCCTCTTCCTATTGGACCTGATAAAGTGGTTCAGGTATTAGCCAAGGAAAATAGAGCAGCAATATATCCCTCTGGTGCCTTTGCTTTAAATGCTCTTGGCCTTACAACTCAAATTCCCATGACCCATTCCTATATAGCAACGAAACGAATCTCGTCGTTTAAGCATTCATCAGGACAAGTCTCCATACGCTATTCTCAGGCTCTGTCGAAAGCAGTTACCATCTTCCGTGGAGTGAACAAGGATGAGAAGGATAGAGCTATTTTATTCTGGATATCACTGGAGTATCTTGGTGATCGAGAGGCTAACACTATGCATGAATCATTAAAGAAGGTTTTTAATAATCTATCTCCTAAAACCCAGGAGAAATTTATTAAGTCTCTCGGCCGCAAATTGGCCTGGTCAGAAAAGATTCTTATATAGAGAGTCATTCCTCCTTTTCATTCATGATAAGATTTCTTTTGAAAAACCAGAACTCTCAAGTGATAACAAGTGTCCGGCAGTGTGTTGGCAATGCCGGACCGGATCTATGCTTTTTTCAATCATCTCTATGTCATGACTCTAGCGGGCTCTTATCACTCTGGGGCCTAGGGAATACCCTAGGTTTATGATCCTGTAACATCTGTGAGAGTAAAAATCTGTGCCTGTACTGCCCCCACATCCTGAAAGTCACTATGATTGAAATGGGTGTAGTGGTCAGTCATGGCCATTGAACTGTGACCGGTGAGACTCTGCAGCTTGCTGTCAGAGATATCATGGCTCCGCATAAGGGTATTGAAATAGTGCCGCCAGCTATGGAATGAGTAATTCATCTTTTTCTGTTCGTTCTCTGAAATACCAATATTATGTAAAGCTTTTTTCAGATTACTTAGAACATAGTTATGAGTCAGGGGATTTCCTTTCCCATCAATCGATAGAACAAAAGAATCCGCGCCTCCATCTGATAATGCCCTCAACTCCTTTTCCAATTCAGGAGGGATGGGTATCTCCCTGGACTTTTTATTCTTTGTGGGCTGGATGCCGATGCCTCTAATATATTGTTTTGTGACAGCAATATAGCCTGGAAAGATATCCTTGTTCTGTAAGCCGACAACTTCACTCATTCTCATTCCGGTGCAGGCTGCCAGAAGATTGGCGTAATAGTACTCTTTGCATAACCAGTTCTTTTCAATCTTATTACGATCAAATAGCTTGGCTACAATCTCCTGAGAAAAGATGCCTTTAGGTTTGGAACTGTTTTTCAGGGCAGGGATATTCTTTGTTACATCAGTTAATAGAATCTCCCTTCTGACTGCCTCCGCCATCATTAAATGAAATACCCTGGAATAGATATTTACAGAAGAGTTTGAAATTCCCAATCCAACTAGATAATCTATCCATTTTTCCACATGAAATCTCTTGATGGATCTGATCTTGTAATCCTGAAAGTAGGGAATTATGTGGTTTTGCGTTATCTGGGAACAAGCTTTGATGTAATTGTAACTCAGAGTTCTTCGGGACTTTCTGTACTCTAAATATTTACACTTGCCCGTGACCCACCAGCCAATAGCAAACTCCCCAAAAGTCAGGTTATTCAGACTATTGGGAACCAATAAGTCTTCTTTCTCAAGTTTTCTGCAGTAGGCCCTGGCAGCAGATTTTATTGTCTGCCCAGTTGACCTGGCGCTGTTTCTCTTGTTAAATTCATCATAAGTCTGGTAGTACCAGACAATCAGACCGGACTTCATCTTTCTTGGATATACCGTGAAGGGCTCTCTGTATCTCATGGTTTCTCTCTCTATAGACCTTTGAAATACTGCTTACACAGATGCTTCAACGGTCCATTTTGTTAGATTTAGAGAGGGTTGAAATGGGGTTTAACTTGTTATCATGTAAAGAATAATATCGTTTTATGAATTTGTCAATAAATCGATTCTACTTCTTTGTTATAAATCATATAAGATGTAATATCATTTGAATGGTCTTTGGGGTATGATAAAGACCTTTTATCTATCGGAGGACTAACTTGAATTTAAGTGTTTCCCATCACAACGAAATAATATTCAGCAATGACGGCCACTGGCTGCATCCTCTTTTTGCCTTAGAGGATTTTCTTGATTCAGCAGATTACAGTCCCTCCGAACTTTATCTGACTGACAAGCTGATCGGCAGGGGTGCTGCCGTCCTGATTCACAGAATGGGTATACGCCGTTGTCACGGTCTGACTGTCAGCTCAAGGGGCCTCTCATATTTTAATAGAATGAGTGTGGAATGCAGTTATGATAATCTGGTGGAGAAGCTGGATTGCCAGACAGAGTTAATTCTTACAGATGATATGAGCTCTGAAGAGGCTTATGCCGAACTCTGCCGCAGAGCAGGCAGACCCTGATGAATCCTGTCCTCGAGATCCGTGACCTGCATATTCGAAGACAGAACCGTGAGGTTCTGAAGGGTGCAGAACTCTGCCTTGGAAAAGGGGAGGCTGCAGTTCTCAGCGGTTCCAACGGCTGCGGTAAAACAACACTCCTCCGCTGTATTGCAGGTCTTCTACCCAGTGATCAGGGGGCTGTTACAATTCTCGGAATGGAATTGAAGAGCAGCGAATGGAAAAAAAACAGACACCACCTTGCCTATGTTTCTCAGGAACTCCAGAGTCGTGATTTTCCGGTAACAGTAGAAGAGATGGCGGCAACCGGGCTTGCCGGAATATCGATGTCTGCATCCAAGCGTAAAACAACTATTGCAAAAGCTCTTGAAGATACAGGGTGTATCTCTCTGAAAGACAGATATTTCTTTTCATTATCAGGAGGAGAAAGGCAGAGAGTCGCATTGGCACGCTGTCTCTGTCAGGGTGCCCGAATCCTGCTGCTGGATGAGCCCCTGACTTATCTCGATAAAGAGGGGCGTAGAAGTTTCTCTATCCTTCTTGAGAATATCCGAAGGAATTACGGAATAACAATCCTCCTTGTGACTCATACTGAAGATGAACTGAGCGCTGTCGGCTGGAAAAGAATCCATCTTGAAGACGGAATACTGGAGATGATTAAATGATGGAACTCCTCTTATTCCCACCCGTTCTCCGCGGATTCATATCTCTGTTGGTAGCTGGTTTCTGCCTTCCTGTTACAGGTGTATTCATTCTCCGTCTGAATCTACTTAATCTCCGTTTTATGCTGATGCACGGGGTCATGCTGGCCGGAGCGATTGCACTCTCAGCCTCCCTGGATCCTCTTCTCTGTGCTGTGGGAATCAATCTTTTTCTGGTACTGCTGATCACCGCCATGTCCCGGCGTTCCAATATACCTACCGGAGGGCTGACTACTTTTTTTATGGTAATATCCGTAGGTGTGGCCATGCTTCTTATCTATAAAAACCGTGTACCCGTACAGGATACGATGAATCTTCTCTGGGGCAGCATATTCGCTCTGACAAACCGGGATTTTTATTTTCTGCTTGTATTCTGTGTTGTTATTCTGCTGTTTATTGTATTGAAATACAGACAGATTGCGGCTGTTTTAATAGATCCTGAAACTGCCAGAACAGCCGGAGTCAATGAGCCTCTTCTGTTTTACATGATTATGATTCTTACAGGAATCTCCATCGCCTTTGCCATGCGCCTTGTGGGTGCGCTGCTGCTGGATGCAATTGTACTCCTGCCGGCCATGACAGCAGTCTCTTTTTCCCGTTCACTTAAATCCATGTTTCTTACAGCCATGCTTTCAGGATTTCTCTATAGTCTGGGTGGTTTTATTTTGGCTCTTAAGGCAGATCTACCAGTCAGTTCAGGAGTCATCCTGGTTGCGGGAGTCTGTTTTGGAATAACATACTTAATAAGGACTTTATATGAAAAATATCACTAGGATCTTACTATTTTTAATTCTTCTCCCCATGGGCCTCAGTGCTCAGACTGTTGTTGTTACAAACGGATGGACCGCTTCCTTTGCTTCCCTTGCGGGAATTAAAGATATTCAGGTACTTGCTCCCTACGAAATGAAACATCCCCCTGAATATGAGATCTCTTTGAAAGAGATGCAGATGGTTGCCAAGGCTGATTATCTGATTTTTGCAGGATATGAAACCATGATGAGCCGGATAAAAGAGGCTCTCGGAGATGACAGTGATGTACAGCTGATTCAGATTAAAACCGTAAACAGTCAAAAAGTGATCCATGAATCTGTGATGAAAATAGCAGAAGCCCTGGGAACTGAGGTTGAAGCTGAAAAAAATCTAAAAGAAATTGATGCTTTTTTTGATTTATGGAGAGCCGATATGAAAGGACATGAAGATCTCCTTAACTCTGTGGTGGTTCACATCCATCAACAGGGGCTGGCAGCTTCACTGGGATTTAATCCCGCACTGGTTTTCGGGCCTGCATCACCGTCTTTATCTGAAACCAGAACCGTATTGAATACAAAGCCCATGCTGATAATAGATAATTATCATAATCCTGCGTCTGCTTCATTCCTTGAAATGAAGGATAAGCCTGCTTTCGTAAGCTGGATCAATTTTCCCGGAGCTAAAGGGACAAAGAGCCTTTTTGATGTTCTGGAATATAACAGGAACGAGCTTAATATTGTTCTTCTGGATGAGCTTTAAGAGTAATAACTGCCCCCCTTGCAGGGGGCATCAATTTACTCAGCTAGCAGTACAGGTCCTGCATTGAGTACGGACAGATTTTCTTTTTCTTCATTTTCATCTTCAATTGCCGGCTCTTCCCGGGCATCACTCTTATTTTTCATCATCCCAAGGACAACAGGTAGGACTGCCAGAGTAAGGAAGGTTCCGAACAGAAGACCCCAGGCAATGGATATCCCGATTGGCACCAGCATCTGACCACCCACACTCTTTTGAAAGATAAGAGGGGTAAGACCTATAGATGTAGTCAATGTTGTCATAATAATGGGTCTGAATCTCTGCAGAGCCGCTTCTCTTATAGCAATTGCTCTTGGAATTCCTGCCCGCAGTTTTTTGTTGAAGCAGTCAATCAATACAACCGAGTCATTTACAATAATACCACCCAGAGCAACCGAACCGAGGAAGGAAATGAAGGATATGGGTTTTCCCATGATTATATGTCCATAGACAGCTCCCAGAAATCCCAGAGGGATAAGACTGAGAACAAGAAGAGCCTGCCCCCAGGACTTCATCTGGAACAGCAGCAGGGTGAACATGATAAGAAGGGCCATCGCCATACTGAAGGCCATGGATTTGATCATCTTATTAACCATCTCCGCCTGACCTCCCTGGGAGAGGGTCACGCCTTCGACCTGTGCCAGAATATCCGGAAGGATCACTTCATTTATTTCTTTCATAACAACATTGAGCTCGGCCTTTTCAGCATCAATTCCGGCCATGACACTTAATGCTCTGTAACCGTTTTCTCTTCTGATGCGACGCTGGCTTCTTCTGAGTGAAAAATCGGCAACTTCCTTAAAAGGAACCATTGAACCTGCTGGTGTTATTATCTGCAGATTTTCAACATCACTTAATGAAGCTCTGTCTTTCTGGGGATACCTTACAATCAGGGGTACTTCATTTCGTCCTTCCTGTATGCTCATTATCTCATTTCCATAAAATCCCATCCTCACCTGATTTGATACATCAGCAGTCGTGAGGCCCAGGGCTTTTCCCCTATTATTGAGATGGATCAGAAATTCTTTCTGCCCAAGAGGTGTGTCATCCCTGATATCTTTGACTCCCTCTATGGTTTTGAGTCTCTCCTTGAACAGATCGGCCGCTGCCCGGAGGTCCTCATCGTTTTTACCCAGGAAGCGGATATAGACAGGATCTCCGCCGAACATGGCATCATTCCCGATAAATGCAGATTCCAGGACAGAATTTTCAGGCAGCTCTCT
Above is a window of Oceanispirochaeta sp. M1 DNA encoding:
- a CDS encoding RNA-binding domain-containing protein: MTINQIKELLKQGESLNCEFKEAENELPGNLFETICAFLNTDGGTILLGVTDKGEIKGINPAQKDQMKANLANLSNNPQKLDLPYLLFPKDYEFEGKWIITVQVPLSSQLHKTGGYIYLRSEDGDYRVRGTEQLAGLINRKLGLFSEQKPQPFATIEDLRSELFDKARALMHSYNSRHPWLQLSNEELLKIGGFYTDDKETGKRCLSLAALLFFGNDLAIQRAVPAYKFDCLLRRNDVERYDDRVDVRTNLIDAYDIIMEFIEKHMNDPFYLEGDMRISLRDKIFREAISNVISHRDYISASPGRLMIYKDKVIFDNPCTQHFFGEITPDNLQPYSHNPVICKFMIQLGRFDELGSGVRNINKYLPLYSNGSKPVFNEDKQYFKLVLPLEGPVKGPVKGPVKGPVKGPVKGPVKGPVKGPVKGPVELDNLQRQILSVCKKQALSREEILNQLGIEVSGHFKRKLKSLLEQVYLEYTIPGKPTSRLQKYRLTPKGRKISISIDIDKS
- a CDS encoding DEAD/DEAH box helicase family protein gives rise to the protein MQLSNKKTELKKLLSETSSNHSDQGEEINNISSPDEKIKLFRSLFSGRDDVYAKRFESAVSGQSGYQPACQNEWKEGICEKPKIKCASCLQRQFIPVSDEIISFHLKGEAPPEETWRKPKPFVMGIYPLLPDETCRFLALDFDKENWQQDVQTFLETCSEEGIPASLERSRSGNGGHVWIFFNEAIQARQARNLGSMLLTKSLDNRPEIGLDSFDRFFPNQDTMPRGGFGNLIALPLQKMARQKKHSVFINEDFQPFEDQWSFLSSIQKMSRHDVDNYLAMAMGNQNSILPVSHDQEDENLPWMKSSKSNYPPIETPLPVSTKVILSNQIFLDYTGLPPILRNRILRLASFSNPEFYKAQAMRLPTWNKPRILHCYEQKGSYIALPIGCLDALKKLLEHYKIKLLFEEKRNKGKTISCKFQGALLDEQQRAAEVLTKYNTGVLSATTAFGKTVLALWLIAERGVNTLVLVHRKQLMDQWVQRAQQFLDLSKKEIGCFGGGRKKRTGILDIAVIQSVSRKGEIVDWLDEYGQIIVDECHHISAVSFEQAIRQSPAYYKLGLSATLTRKDGQHPIIFMNLGDVRYSVSAKKQAATRSFTHKVIPRETDFHVDFAESASDRIQDLFRILAGDESRNDFILSDIKNAIFRKQKILVITERKEHLEQLSKKLKAFTDNLFILQGGLGKKQIKAVMQGIEKITDDQDIVILATGRYLGEGFDLPFLETLFLTFPVSWKGTLTQYAGRLHREYHGKEEVMIYDYVDAQVPVLSRMFQKRIKGYKALGYTIKDS
- a CDS encoding DUF6088 family protein — protein: MDKVTVKVESYVKHLNYGEVFTFRTVLKHTNNAPKDTVNHALKKEINNNNIIHIRKGIYAKPKMSRFGPLPIGPDKVVQVLAKENRAAIYPSGAFALNALGLTTQIPMTHSYIATKRISSFKHSSGQVSIRYSQALSKAVTIFRGVNKDEKDRAILFWISLEYLGDREANTMHESLKKVFNNLSPKTQEKFIKSLGRKLAWSEKILI
- a CDS encoding tyrosine-type recombinase/integrase; protein product: MRYREPFTVYPRKMKSGLIVWYYQTYDEFNKRNSARSTGQTIKSAARAYCRKLEKEDLLVPNSLNNLTFGEFAIGWWVTGKCKYLEYRKSRRTLSYNYIKACSQITQNHIIPYFQDYKIRSIKRFHVEKWIDYLVGLGISNSSVNIYSRVFHLMMAEAVRREILLTDVTKNIPALKNSSKPKGIFSQEIVAKLFDRNKIEKNWLCKEYYYANLLAACTGMRMSEVVGLQNKDIFPGYIAVTKQYIRGIGIQPTKNKKSREIPIPPELEKELRALSDGGADSFVLSIDGKGNPLTHNYVLSNLKKALHNIGISENEQKKMNYSFHSWRHYFNTLMRSHDISDSKLQSLTGHSSMAMTDHYTHFNHSDFQDVGAVQAQIFTLTDVTGS
- a CDS encoding DUF1893 domain-containing protein → MNLSVSHHNEIIFSNDGHWLHPLFALEDFLDSADYSPSELYLTDKLIGRGAAVLIHRMGIRRCHGLTVSSRGLSYFNRMSVECSYDNLVEKLDCQTELILTDDMSSEEAYAELCRRAGRP
- a CDS encoding metal ABC transporter ATP-binding protein codes for the protein MNPVLEIRDLHIRRQNREVLKGAELCLGKGEAAVLSGSNGCGKTTLLRCIAGLLPSDQGAVTILGMELKSSEWKKNRHHLAYVSQELQSRDFPVTVEEMAATGLAGISMSASKRKTTIAKALEDTGCISLKDRYFFSLSGGERQRVALARCLCQGARILLLDEPLTYLDKEGRRSFSILLENIRRNYGITILLVTHTEDELSAVGWKRIHLEDGILEMIK
- a CDS encoding metal ABC transporter permease is translated as MMELLLFPPVLRGFISLLVAGFCLPVTGVFILRLNLLNLRFMLMHGVMLAGAIALSASLDPLLCAVGINLFLVLLITAMSRRSNIPTGGLTTFFMVISVGVAMLLIYKNRVPVQDTMNLLWGSIFALTNRDFYFLLVFCVVILLFIVLKYRQIAAVLIDPETARTAGVNEPLLFYMIMILTGISIAFAMRLVGALLLDAIVLLPAMTAVSFSRSLKSMFLTAMLSGFLYSLGGFILALKADLPVSSGVILVAGVCFGITYLIRTLYEKYH